A window of the Procambarus clarkii isolate CNS0578487 chromosome 79, FALCON_Pclarkii_2.0, whole genome shotgun sequence genome harbors these coding sequences:
- the LOC138357717 gene encoding uncharacterized protein gives MGPLRLQPYYFVPGSSPGGSGYIASSRVVSGSSPSGSGYIASSRVVSGSSPSGSGYIASSRVVAGSSPSGSGYIASSRVVAGSSPSGSGYIASSRVVAGSSPSGSGYIASSRVVAGSSPSGSGYIASSRVVAGSSPSGSGYIASSRVVAGSSPSGSGYIASSRVVAGSSPDVSGYIASSRVVAGSSPDVSGYIASSRVVAGSSPSGSGYIASSRVVSGSSPGGSGYIASSRVVAGSSPGGSGYIASSRVVAGSSPDVSGYIASSRVVAGSSPSGSGYIASSRVVAGSSPSGSGYIAS, from the coding sequence ATGGGCCCGCTACGCCTTCAGCCCTACTACTTTGTACCAGGTAGTTCTCCTGGTGGATCAGGCTATATAGCCTCGTCACGTGTTGTATCAGGTAGTTCTCCTAGTGGATCAGGCTATATAGCCTCGTCACGTGTTGTATCAGGTAGTTCTCCTAGTGGATCAGGCTATATAGCCTCGTCACGTGTTGTAGCAGGTAGTTCTCCTAGTGGATCAGGCTATATAGCCTCGTCACGTGTTGTAGCAGGCAGTTCTCCTAGTGGATCAGGCTATATAGCCTCGTCACGTGTTGTAGCAGGTAGTTCTCCTAGTGGATCAGGCTATATAGCCTCGTCACGTGTTGTAGCAGGCAGTTCTCCTAGTGGATCAGGCTATATAGCCTCGTCACGTGTTGTAGCAGGTAGTTCTCCTAGTGGATCAGGCTATATAGCCTCGTCACGTGTTGTAGCAGGCAGTTCTCCTAGTGGATCAGGCTATATAGCCTCGTCACGTGTTGTAGCAGGTAGTTCTCCTGATGTGTCAGGCTATATAGCCTCGTCACGTGTTGTAGCAGGCAGTTCTCCTGATGTGTCAGGCTATATAGCCTCGTCACGTGTTGTAGCAGGCAGTTCTCCTAGTGGATCAGGCTATATAGCCTCGTCACGTGTTGTATCAGGTAGTTCTCCTGGTGGATCAGGCTATATAGCCTCGTCACGTGTTGTAGCAGGTAGTTCTCCTGGTGGATCAGGCTATATAGCCTCGTCACGTGTTGTAGCAGGCAGTTCTCCTGATGTGTCAGGCTATATAGCCTCGTCACGTGTTGTAGCAGGCAGTTCTCCTAGTGGATCAGGCTATATAGCCTCGTCACGTGTTGTAGCAGGCAGTTCTCCTAGTGGATCAGGCTATATAGCCTCGTAA